From Micromonospora carbonacea:
CTGCACCGCCCGCTTGTCGTTGCCCTCCGCCTCGGAGGCCCGCACCGCGTCCAGCTTGTTGGACAGCTTGCGGTGCGCCACGTTGGAGAGTCGTCCGGTCGCCTTGAACCGGTCCAGCAGGTTCTGCATGTCCCGGAACGAGGTGGTGACGTAGAACCGGACCGTCGAGGTGGTGGAGTTGCCCGCCTTGTCGGTCGCGGTCACGACCAGCTCGTGCAGGCCGAGCGGCAGCTCGTACATGGGCTGCAGGGTGCCGCTGGCGTACGTCTTGCCGTCCAACGTGCCGGACATCGTCTTGATGCCGGAGGTCGGGTCGACAGACTGCCACGAGATCCGCACGTCCTGGCTGTCGCCGTAGAGCTGGCCGTCGGCGATGCCGGAGACCAGCAGCGTCGGCTTGTCACCGTCGATCTTCACGACGGCCGACTTCAGCGCCTCCGCGTTGCCGGCGGCGTCGGTGGCCCGGTAGAGCAGCTCGTGCGAGCCGTTCCCGGTCACCTCGACCGGCTCGGTGTACGCCGTCCAGGCCCCGCCGTCGAGCGACCACTCCAGCTTCTTGACCCCGGAACCGGCGTCGGTGGAGGTGAGCACCACCGGGACGGTGCCGGCGTGCCAGCCGTCGTCGTTCGCCGGGGCGAACGCCGCCGAGCTGACCGGCGCGGTGGCGTCGATCTTGACGTTGACCTTCTTGGCCTCCTCCACGTTGCCGGCCTTGTCGGTCGACCGGAACCGCACCTCGTGCGCGCCGTCACCGGTGACCTGCACCGGCTCGGTGTACGCGGTCCACGTCGTGGCCCCGTCGAGCTGGTACTCGGTGGAGGCCACCCCGCTGCCGCCGGCCTCGTCGGCCGCCGCGAGCGTGACCGTGACCGGCGCGTTGTGCCAGCCCTCGGTCGGGGTGCCGGAGACCGTGGCGGTGGTCACCGGCGCGGCCGTGTCGGCGGCCTTGGTGGAGAGGCGGAAGTAGTCGAACGACGCCGTCTTCGACGTGGCCGCGTTGGCCCCGAGGGTGAACAGACCGACCTTCGGGGTGGCCCCGACGGCGGTGTTCGTCAGCGTCTCGAAGGTCGTCCACTCCTGCCCGTCGGCCGAGTACGACGCGGTGAAGGTGTCACCGGCCCGGGCGAGCCGCAGGTGCCACACGCCCGAGGTCAGGTTGGAGACCTGCGGCTGCGGGTTCTGCGTCACCCCGGCGACCTCGCCACGGAACTCGATCCGCCGGGAGACGGCCTGACCGGCCTGGTTGTCCACGATGTAGTCGAACTTGACGTAGTTGTCGTCGTCGGCGTGGACGATCAGACCCGCCTGCTGGTACTGCTCGGCCAGCAGGCTGCCGTCGACCTTCGTCTCCAGGGTCCAGTCGCCGGACGGCGCGGTCTGGAGGATGAAGTTCGTCGGGCCGGTGTTGCCGGTGCCGTAGATGTCACCCTTCGGCACGTCGATCTGCAGCGCCCCGCCGGTCACCCGGTAGGTGGCCGCGTCCTCCCGCAGGATCGCGTTCCAGCGGCACTTGTCGAGCGCGGTGCCGCCGAACTCGTCCGACGGGTCGACCGGGCCGGCCGGCTCGTCGGGCGTGACCTGGAAGAAGTCGAACGCCGCGTCCACCACCGGCGCGGTGGTGGCGCCGTTGAGGGCGAACAGACCGATCCGGGGGTTGCTGATCCCGGCGAGCGCGGCGGACCGGCCGACCGGGGTGAACGTCGTCCCGTCGCCGGACATCTCCGCCGTCAGGTTGGTGCCGTCGCTGGTCATCCGCAGCCAGACGGTGTCACCGGCCGGCGCGGCGGTGGCGTCCGCCCCCTCGTTGCGGGGCGACCCGGCCGTCTCCCGGATGAACTCCACCCGGCGGGAGCCGGAGTAGAGCAGGTCCAGCTTGGCGTAGTTGTCGTCGTCGCCGTAGATCAGCAGGCCGGCCTGCTGGTAGTTGGCGGTGACGGGCAGCGTGACCTTCGTGGTGGCCTGCCAGGATCCGCTGGGTGCGGGCTGGAGGACCAGGTTGGTGGCGCCGTTGGTCGTGCCGTACAGGTCACCGGACGCGGTGGGCAGCCGCAGCGACCCGCCCGAGACCGAGTAGAGCTGGTTCTCCCGGACCACGGTCCAGCGGTCCTTGTCCAGGCTGGTGCCGGCGAAGTCGTCCGAACGCGCCCCGAAGCAGGACGTGTTGGCCGCCTCCACCTTCACCGGGACGGTCACGTACGCCTTTGCGCCCCGGGCGTCGGTCACCGTCAGGGTGGCGGTGAAGGTGCCCGGCACGGTGTACGTGTGGGTGGCGTCGAGGGTCGACGCCGTCTTGCCGTCGCCGAAGTCCCAGGCGTACGTCAGCGGGGTGTCGCCCTCGGCGTCGGTGGCCGTGCCGTCGAAGGCGACGGTGACCGGCGCGGTGCCGGTGGTCGGCGTCGCCGTGGCGCTGACCTGCGGCGGCGCGTTCTCGGTGACGCCTCGGCCGATGAAGTCCATCCAGTTGACGTTGAACAGCGAACCGGTGCCGCCGGCCGGGTCCTTGGCGAGGAAGTAGAGCGTGCCCTCAGCCGGGCCGGTGACCGGGGCGGTCACGTCGACGAACTGCTGCCAGCCGCTGGTGCCCGGCACGTTCGCGGACGCGACCAGCGGGCCGTCGACCGTGCCCGAGCGGACCTCGATCCGCCCGCCCTGGACCTCCGAGGCCACCCGGAAGCGGATCGAGTCGATCCCGGTCAGGCTGGCCGGGGCGAGCGACCACCAGTCGCCGTCCTCGATGAAGCCGATGTTCTGGTTGCCACCGGCGGTGTCGGTGGTGGTCTCCTTCTGCACGCCCGGGTCGCCGCCGCCGGTGCTGCCGGGGGCCCGGCCGGTGGCGGTGAAGTACTCGGCCTGCTTGCGCTTGGGCTGGAGCTGCTCGATCGCCCGGCCGGTCAGCTCGCCGGCGCCGCCGGCGCCGCCCTTGTCGGTGTAGGTCGCCTCGAAGACGCCGAAGACGTTCGCCTCCGCGCCGTGGCCGGAGGCCAGCGAGGTCTGCACGGTGCCGGTGCAGCCGGTGTGCTGCTCCAGCGGGTGGGCGTGCTCGTCGTGGCCGAGCAGCACCTGGAGCTGGACCCGGTCACAGTCGATGGTGCCGTCCTCCGGGTCGGTCACCTTGATCGTGTAGTTGACCTGGTCGCCCCACTCGAAGAAGCCGCCGTTCGGCGGGAACTCGATGGTCACCGTCGGGGCGGTGTTGCCGACCGTCACCGGCACGTTCGCCACGGCGGTACGGCCCGCCGGGTTGGTGACGGTGAGCTGGGCGGTGTAGTCGCCGGCGGTGGCGTAGGTGTGCGTCGGGTTCGCCTCGGTCGAGGTCTGCCCGTCACCGAACGCCCAGGAGTAGGTCAGCGTGCCGCCGTCGGGGTCGCGGGAACCGGCGCTGGAGAAGTTCACGGTCAGCGGCGCGGGCCCGGAGGTGGGGTCGGCGCTGGCCTGGGCGATCGGGGCCCGGGAGCCGGCGGTGTAGTCGATCCGGTAGACCCCGGAGTTGTCGTTGTTGCCGCCGAAGCCGCTGCCCCACTCGATCATGTAGAGCGCGCCGTCCGGCCCGAACTCGAAGTCCATCGGGCGGACCATGGTCATGCCGGTGAGCAACTGGTTGATGTCGATCAGCGACTTGCCGTCCTGGCTGACCTGCATCGTGTACATCTTCGACTGGTTCCACTCGCCGAGGAGCGCCTTGCCGTCGTAGTACGCCGGCCACTTGCGGTCCGACGTGCTGTCGGCGTCGTACCGGTAGACCGGGCCGCCCATCGGGGCGCCGCCGCCGCCGATCTCGGGGAAGCGCGGGTCGCCCGCGTAGCCGTAGTCCACGGTCGCCGGGATGGCCGGCGGCAGGTTGGTCAGGCCGGTGTTGTTCGGCGAGTCGTTCACCGGCGCGGCGCAGTTGAACTTCGCCCCGCTCGGCCCGTTCGGGAAGGTGTAGTCGTTGTACGCCTTGTTGTTGCCGGTGCAGTACGGCCAGCCGTAGTTGCCGGCGGTGGCGACGATGTTCCACTCCACCAGGCCCTCGGGGCCGCGGTCCGGGTTGGCCGAGTTGGCGTCCGGTCCGTAGTCGGCGACGTAGAGGGTGTCGGTCTTCTGGTCGACGCCGATCCGGAACGGGTTACGGAAGCCCATGCCGAAGATCTCGGGGCGGGTCTTCGCGGTGCCCGGCGCGAACAGGTTCCCCGTGGGGATCGTGTAGGTGCCGTCGTCCTCCGGGTGGATCCGGATCACCTTGCCGCGCAGGTCGTTGGTGTTGCCGGCGCTGCGCTGCGCGTCGTAGTCCTGCCGGCCGGCCCGCTCGTCGATCGGCGTGAAGGCGCTCGACTCGAACGGGTTGGTGTTGTCACCGGTGGCCAGGTACAGGTTGCCCTTCGAGTCGAAGGTCATGCTGCCGCCGGCGTGGCAGCAGGTGTTGCGCTGGGTGTCGACCTGGAGGACGACCTTCTCGGTGGCCTTGTCGATGGCGTCACCGTTGACGGTGAACCGGGACAGGTAGTTGCGGGGGCCGCCACCGGCCGGCGCGTAGTACAGGTAGATCCACTTGTTGGTGGCGAAGTCCGGGTCGAGGCGGAGGCCGAGCAGGCCGTCCTCGTTGCCGGTGAAGACGTCCAGCTTGGTCGCGGTGACCGTGTTGCCGGTGTCCGGCTTGATGATCTGCACCCGGCCGTCACGCTCGGCGTAGAACACCCGACCGTCCGGAGCGATGTCCAGCTCCATCGGGTTGTTGGTGTTGCTGTCCAGCGTCACCTTGTCGAAGTTCGAGGTCTTCGAGGCGCCGCAGTCGGCCTTCTCCACGCCCGCGGCGGTGCGGATGCCGCCGAGCAGGTGGGCCAGGAACTCGGGCTCCTGGTACGACTGCTGGGTGTGGCCGCCGCCGGTGTACCAGGCCCGGCCGCCGTCGTAGTCCTGGCACCAGGCGGTGGGGTGGTCGGCGCCCATCGCGCCGGTGCCCGGGGTGTAGGACTTCTCGTCCAGGCTGGCCAGGACGTGCACGTTGGCGCGCGGGTTGGTCCGGAAGTTGTACCACTCGTCGAACCGGGACCACTTGTCCGGCAGCGTGGCCGTGGACGGGTGGGCGTGGTCCTCGACCTTGACGGTGGCCTGCTGGTTGGCCGGGTGGTTGGAGAAGTACGCGCCGACCAGCTTGCCGTACCAGGGCCAGTCGTACTCGGTGTCCGACGCGGCGTGGACGCCGGCGTAGCCGCCGCCGGCCTGGATGTAGCGCTCGAACGCGGCCTGCTGGTCGGCGGTCAGGACGTCACCGGTGGTCGACAGCCAGATCACGGCCTGGTACTTCGCGAGGTTGGCGTCGTTGAACGCGGCGCCGTCCTCGGTCGTGTCGACGGTGAAGCCGTTGTCGGTCCCGAGCTTCTGGATCGCGGCGATGCCGGCCGGGATCGCGTCGTGCCGGAAGGCGGCGGTCTTGGAGAAGACGAGCACCGAGAACGGGTCCGTGGCGGCGGCCGCCACGGGGGCCGCCGCCAGGGGCGCCGCCTGCGCGGCGGCCGGTGCCGCCTGGGCGGGGGTGCCGGCGACCAGGCCGGTGGCGACGAGGGACAGGCTGAGAAGTGAGGAACTGAGGATGCCGCGAGGTATGCGGCGGCGGCGGGATGGAGACACTCCATGCTCCTTTTGTCCGAGCTGGACAGTGGTGGGCTCGGGGACGACTTCGCCGCAGACCGTCCCCGGTCGGTGCGGGTGCCGGGTCAGACCAGGACCCGGGCACCTGTAACGTCGGCGCGGGCCTGGGCCCGCGCCGGTCGGACCGGCACGCGAGGGGGTCGCGTGCCGGTGGTCGGTGGGCGGTCACGCCAGGGCCGTCCACCGGTCGGATCGGGGTGGACGACCACGCCAGGGCCGCTCACCGGTAGGTCGGTGCGGGCCACGCCGAGGCCACGCGCCGAAATATGTCGATCGGTTGAACAAATTAGCGCCGCTGGACTCGTTTCCGGCAAGGCGTCGGCGTGTAACGATTCGGTATCGGCGATCGACCTATCCGGCGCATGCGGAGGAATGGGGAGAAGCGGCTCGCCGGCCGGCTGACCGTGGTCTGGACCACCGGTCGGATCCCTTGGCGGATCAGCCGATTCGTCGTACGGTGACACGGACGTAACCCACGGGAGCCCGGTGTACCGGGCTGAGAGGGGGGCTGGAGCCCCCGACCGTCGAACCTGATCCGGGTAATGCCGGCGCAGGGAGGAGAGTTGCCGTGCCGTCCCTTGGGCGACTGCATCTGATCACCGACACCCGGCCGGGGCGCGACCCCCTCGCCGTGCTGCGCGCCGCCCTGCCGGTGGCCCGCGCCGAGTTGGTCGTCCAGGTCCGGGTCACCGACGACGCCACCGACCGCGAGGCGTACGACCTCGCCCGGCGGGCGGTCGCCCTGTGCGCCCCGTACGGGGCGACGTGCCTGGTCAACGACCGGCTGCACGTGGCGCTCGCGGTCGGCGCCGCCGGCGGCCACGTCGGCGCGGACGACCTGCCCGTCCCGGCGGCCCGCCGGATCCTCGGCCCCACCGCGGTGCTCGGCGCGACCGCCCGGTCACCGGGACCGGCCGCCGAGGCGGTGGCCGGCGGGGCCAGCTACCTCGGCGTCGGCCCCTGCCACGCCACCGACACCAAGGCGGGGCTGCCGGACCCGATCGGCCCCGCCGGGGTACGCGCCGTGGCCGGGGCCGTGGCGGTGCCGGTGATCGCCATCGGCGGGGTGACCGCCTCCGGTGTCCCGGCGCTGCGCGCCGCCGGGGCGTACGGGGTAGCGGTGGTCGGGGCGCTCTCCGCCGCCGCCGATCCGGCGCGCGCCACCGCCGAGCTGCTCGGGGCGCTGACGTGCTAGCCCGCGCCGAGGTGTCAGCCCACGCCGACGGGTCGGCCCACGCCGAGGTGCCAGCCCACGTCGAGGGGTTAGGAAGGGGCCCTTCCTATGCAGAAGGCGTTAACAGGGGGCCCTTCCTTACCGACGTGGCGGTGGTGGGGGGCGGGGCCGTCGGGCTGGCCGTGGCGTGGCGGTGCGCGGCGCGCGGGCTGCGCGTCACCGTGCACGACCCGGCCCCCGGGTCGGGCGCGTCCCACGTCGCCGCCGGGATGCTGTCGCCGGTCGCCGAGTCCTACTTCGGCGAACGGGAGTTGACCGCGCTGCTGGTCGCCTCGGCCGCCCGCTGGCCCGCGTTCGCCGCCGAGCTGACCGCCGCCAGCGGCGTCGACCTCGGGTACCGCACCGAGGGCACCCTCGTCGTCGGGCTCACCGGCGACGACCTCGCCGAGGCACGGCGGCTGTGGTCGTACCAGCGGGACCTGGGGCTGCCCATCAGCCCGCTGCGCCCGTCGGAGCTGCGCGACCGCGAACCAGCGCTCGCCACCCGGGTACGCGGCGGCGCGATCGCCCCCGGCGACCACCAGGTCGACCCCCGGCGGCTGGTCACGGCGCTGCGCACCGCCGCCGGGCGGGCCGGCGCGACCCTCGTCGCCGGCGGGGTGCGGTCGCTGTCCGACCTCGACGCCCGGGTCACCGTCGTCGCGGCCGGCTGCGGGACCGCCGCGCTCACCGGGCTGCCGGTCCGCCCGGTCAAGGGCCAGATCCTGCGGCTGCGTGCGCCCGACGGCGGCCCGCCGGGCTTCCGGCACGTCGTCCGGGGGTACGCCGACGGCGAACCCGTCTACCTGGTGCCCCGCTCCAGCGGGGAGGTGGTGGTCGGCGCGACCGTCGAGGAACGCGCCGACACCGACGTCACCGCCGGGGCGGTGCTGCGGCTGCTCCGCGCCGCCGTGGATCTCGTCCCCGAGCTGGCCGAGTACGACCTGGTCGAGGCGACCGCCGGGCTGCGCCCCGGCACCCCCGACAACAGGCCGGTCATCGGGCCGCTGCCCGGCCGGCCCGGCGTGCTCGCCGCCACCGGCCACCACCGGCACGGCATCGTGCTCACCCCGGTCACCGCCGACCTCGTCACCGACCTGATCGTCACCGGGCAGCCGGGCTCCCCGGCGGTGGACCCGCTGCTCGCCCCCTTCACCCCCGAGCGGTTCGCCGGCCAACGCCGGTCCGGCTGACCGCCGTCGACCCGACCGATCGCGTCCGGCCCGGCGCGTCCCGTCACCGGTGGCGGGCCGAGAACGCATCCGAGGAGGAGCACCCACATGGAACTGACGGTGAACGGCACCGGGCGTACCCTGCCCGCCGGAGCGACCGTGGCCGACCTGGTCGGCCTGGTCACCGATCAGCGGCGCGGCCTCGCCGTCGCGGTCAACGGCGAGGTCGTGCCGCGCGGCGGCTGGCCGGGGACCCCGCTGCGCGACGGCGACCACGTCGAGGTGCTCAGCGCCGCCCAGGGCGGGTGACGGCATGTCCCACGAGGGTTCCGTGTTCGAGCTGGGCGGCGTGACGTTCGGGTCCCGGCTGATCCTCGGCACCGGCGGCGCGGCCAGCCTGCACGCGCTGGAGCAGGCGATCCGGGCGTCCGGCACCGAGCTGGTGACGCTCGCGCTGCGCCGCGTCGACACCGCCCCCGCCATGGGCGGCGGGCTGCTGGAGCTGCTGGAGCGGTGCGGGGTGCGGCTGCTGCCGAACACGGCCGGCTGCTACACGGCCGGGGAGGCGGTGAAGGTGGCCCACCTGGCCCGCGAGGCGTTCGACACGGACTGGGTGAAGCTGGAGGTGATCGGCGACGAGCGCACGCTGCTGCCCGACGGGGTGGAGCTGCTGCGCGCCGCCGAGATCCTGGTCGCGGACGGGTTCACCGTGCTGCCGTACACGTCGGACGACCCGATCCTGGCCCGGCGGCTCGCCGACGTCGGCTGCGCGGCGGTGATGCCGGCGGGCGCGCCGATCGGCTCCGGCCTGGGCGTGAACAACCCGCACCACATCCGCCTGATCCGGCAGGGCGTCGACGTGCCGGTGATCCTCGACGCGGGGATCGGCACCGCGTCCGACGCGGCGCTCGCCATGGAGCTGGGCTGCGACGCCGTGCTGCTGGCCAGCGCCGTCACCCGGGCCGCCGACCCGGTCGCGATGGCCACCGCGATGCGGTACGCGGTCGAGGCGGGCCGCCTGGCGGCCGGGGCGGGCCGCATCCCCCGCCGCTTCCACGCCCTGCCCTCCACCCCCGACGAGGGAAGGCCCGACCTGTGACCCCACCCCCCGCCCCACCCCCTGCGGATCTTGGAAGGGAACGGCCCCTCCAGGGGCCGGATTCTTCCAAGATCTCGTCGCCGACGCCGTGCGGCGTCGTCCTGCTGGCCGATCGGGGAGGAGGCGCCACGGGAGGGGCCGGGCCGGGGGAGCTCGTGCGGGTGGTGGCGGGTGCCGTCGCCGGGGGAGTGCGCTGGGTGGTGCTGCGGGAGAAGGGCCTGCCCCGCGCCGAGCGGGCCGCGCTCGCCGCCGAGCTGCGCCCGATCCTCGCCGCGGCCGGCGGCACCCTGGTCGTGGCGGGCCCCGACCCGCTCGGCGGCGACGCCGTGCACCTCCCGGCCGCCGGCCCCTATCCGCCGCCGCGCCGCGACCCGACCGGCCACGCCCCCACCGACCCGGCCGACCGCCCCGCCCCGACCCTCGCCGAACCGGTCTACCGCGCCGGCCCTGCCGGCCCCGACGACCCGGCCGGCAGCCCCGGCCCGACCCGCGCCGAACCGGTCTACCGCGCCGGCCCCGCCGACCGCCCCGGCTGCCCCGGCCCCGCCGACCATTCCGGCCCCGCCGGTCGTGCCCGCCCGTGGCTCGTCGGCCGGTCCTGCCACGACGCGGCCGAGCTGGCGCGGCTGACCACCGAGGACTACGCGACCCTCTCCCCGGTCTACCCGAGCAGGTCGAAGCCCGGCTACGGCCCGCCCCTGGGGACACTGCGGCTCGGCGCGCTGATCCGGTTCAGCCCCGTGCCGGTCCTCGCCCTCGGCGGCATCGAGACCCCGGACCAGGTGCGCGCCTGCCTGGCGGCGGGCGCGGTGGGCGTGGCGGTGCAGGGCGCGATCATGCGCGCCGGTGACCCGGCCGGGGCAGCCGCCGCGCTGACGACCGCCTGGGCCGAGGCCGCCGCGCTGACGGCCGTCCGGGCCGGGGCCCGAAGCCACCACGCTCACGCGGAGGCCCAGCACACGGGGCTGCGGCCGGCCGTGCCCACGCACGGATCGAGCCTGACCGCCCGGAGTGGGCACGGTCGGCCGCAGCCCTCCACCGCACCCACTGACACGACCCCGACCGCACCCGCCGCCGCGGTCCCGGCCACGACCTCCACCACACCCACCGCCACGACCCCGACAGACCGAGCGAGCGAGGCGACCAGGTGACCCCGACGACCGTGCTGACCATCGCCGGCTCCGACTCCGGCGGAGGTGCCGGCATCCAGGCCGACCTCAAGGTCTTCGCCGCGCTCGGCGCGTACGGCACGAGCGTCCTCACCGCCGTCACCGCGCAGAACACCCGGGGCGTGGACGCCGTCCTGCCGCTGCCGCCGCGCACCGTCACCGAGCAGCTCGACAGCGTGCTCGGCGACTTCCGGGTGCGGGCGGTGAAGACCGGGATGCTCGGCAACCCGGCCGTCGCCGACGCGGTCGCCGACGCCGCGCGGGCGGGACGCCTGCCGCACCTCGTCGTCGACCCGGTGCTCGTGGCCACCAGCGGGCACCGGCTCGGCGTGGTCGAGGCGGTCGAGCGGCTGCTGCCGTACGCCGAGGTGGCGACGCCGAACTGCGCGGAGGCCGCCGCCCTCACCGGACGCCCGGTGACCACGGTCGAGGAGATGGTCGCGGCCGCCGAGGCCCTCGTCGCCGGCGGCCCGGCGCACGTCGTGGTCACCGGCGGCGACGTGGACGCGGCGGGCGAGTCGGTGGACGTGCTGGCCGGCGGCGGGTCGACCACGCTGCTGCGCGCGCCCCGGGTGCGCACCCGGCACAGCCATGGCACCGGCTGCTCGTTCTCGGCGGCGATCGCCGTGCGGCTGGCGGCCGGGGATCCGGTGCCGGCGGCGGTCGCGGCCGCCAAGGAGTACGTCACCCGCGCGCTGACCGGCGCGCGGGACTGGGAACTGGGCGCGGGACGCGGCCCGCTGGACCACTTCGGCTGGTCCTGACCACCACCTGGGAGGCTGTCATGCAGGCACGACGCAAGGTCTACGTCGAGGGGGCCCGGCCGGACGTCCGGGTGCCGTTCGCCGAGGTCGACCTGACCGGCGACAACCCGCCGGTCCGGCTCTACGACACCTCCGGCCCCGGCTCCGACCCGGAGGTGGGGCTGCCCCCGCTGCGCGGGCCGTGGATCGCCGAGCGCGGCGACGTCGCGCCGGTGCGGGGGGCGGGCACCCCGCTCGCGGGCGCGGA
This genomic window contains:
- the thiS gene encoding sulfur carrier protein ThiS; this encodes MELTVNGTGRTLPAGATVADLVGLVTDQRRGLAVAVNGEVVPRGGWPGTPLRDGDHVEVLSAAQGG
- a CDS encoding thiazole synthase; protein product: MSHEGSVFELGGVTFGSRLILGTGGAASLHALEQAIRASGTELVTLALRRVDTAPAMGGGLLELLERCGVRLLPNTAGCYTAGEAVKVAHLAREAFDTDWVKLEVIGDERTLLPDGVELLRAAEILVADGFTVLPYTSDDPILARRLADVGCAAVMPAGAPIGSGLGVNNPHHIRLIRQGVDVPVILDAGIGTASDAALAMELGCDAVLLASAVTRAADPVAMATAMRYAVEAGRLAAGAGRIPRRFHALPSTPDEGRPDL
- a CDS encoding ThuA domain-containing protein; translation: MSPSRRRRIPRGILSSSLLSLSLVATGLVAGTPAQAAPAAAQAAPLAAAPVAAAATDPFSVLVFSKTAAFRHDAIPAGIAAIQKLGTDNGFTVDTTEDGAAFNDANLAKYQAVIWLSTTGDVLTADQQAAFERYIQAGGGYAGVHAASDTEYDWPWYGKLVGAYFSNHPANQQATVKVEDHAHPSTATLPDKWSRFDEWYNFRTNPRANVHVLASLDEKSYTPGTGAMGADHPTAWCQDYDGGRAWYTGGGHTQQSYQEPEFLAHLLGGIRTAAGVEKADCGASKTSNFDKVTLDSNTNNPMELDIAPDGRVFYAERDGRVQIIKPDTGNTVTATKLDVFTGNEDGLLGLRLDPDFATNKWIYLYYAPAGGGPRNYLSRFTVNGDAIDKATEKVVLQVDTQRNTCCHAGGSMTFDSKGNLYLATGDNTNPFESSAFTPIDERAGRQDYDAQRSAGNTNDLRGKVIRIHPEDDGTYTIPTGNLFAPGTAKTRPEIFGMGFRNPFRIGVDQKTDTLYVADYGPDANSANPDRGPEGLVEWNIVATAGNYGWPYCTGNNKAYNDYTFPNGPSGAKFNCAAPVNDSPNNTGLTNLPPAIPATVDYGYAGDPRFPEIGGGGAPMGGPVYRYDADSTSDRKWPAYYDGKALLGEWNQSKMYTMQVSQDGKSLIDINQLLTGMTMVRPMDFEFGPDGALYMIEWGSGFGGNNDNSGVYRIDYTAGSRAPIAQASADPTSGPAPLTVNFSSAGSRDPDGGTLTYSWAFGDGQTSTEANPTHTYATAGDYTAQLTVTNPAGRTAVANVPVTVGNTAPTVTIEFPPNGGFFEWGDQVNYTIKVTDPEDGTIDCDRVQLQVLLGHDEHAHPLEQHTGCTGTVQTSLASGHGAEANVFGVFEATYTDKGGAGGAGELTGRAIEQLQPKRKQAEYFTATGRAPGSTGGGDPGVQKETTTDTAGGNQNIGFIEDGDWWSLAPASLTGIDSIRFRVASEVQGGRIEVRSGTVDGPLVASANVPGTSGWQQFVDVTAPVTGPAEGTLYFLAKDPAGGTGSLFNVNWMDFIGRGVTENAPPQVSATATPTTGTAPVTVAFDGTATDAEGDTPLTYAWDFGDGKTASTLDATHTYTVPGTFTATLTVTDARGAKAYVTVPVKVEAANTSCFGARSDDFAGTSLDKDRWTVVRENQLYSVSGGSLRLPTASGDLYGTTNGATNLVLQPAPSGSWQATTKVTLPVTANYQQAGLLIYGDDDNYAKLDLLYSGSRRVEFIRETAGSPRNEGADATAAPAGDTVWLRMTSDGTNLTAEMSGDGTTFTPVGRSAALAGISNPRIGLFALNGATTAPVVDAAFDFFQVTPDEPAGPVDPSDEFGGTALDKCRWNAILREDAATYRVTGGALQIDVPKGDIYGTGNTGPTNFILQTAPSGDWTLETKVDGSLLAEQYQQAGLIVHADDDNYVKFDYIVDNQAGQAVSRRIEFRGEVAGVTQNPQPQVSNLTSGVWHLRLARAGDTFTASYSADGQEWTTFETLTNTAVGATPKVGLFTLGANAATSKTASFDYFRLSTKAADTAAPVTTATVSGTPTEGWHNAPVTVTLAAADEAGGSGVASTEYQLDGATTWTAYTEPVQVTGDGAHEVRFRSTDKAGNVEEAKKVNVKIDATAPVSSAAFAPANDDGWHAGTVPVVLTSTDAGSGVKKLEWSLDGGAWTAYTEPVEVTGNGSHELLYRATDAAGNAEALKSAVVKIDGDKPTLLVSGIADGQLYGDSQDVRISWQSVDPTSGIKTMSGTLDGKTYASGTLQPMYELPLGLHELVVTATDKAGNSTTSTVRFYVTTSFRDMQNLLDRFKATGRLSNVAHRKLSNKLDAVRASEAEGNDKRAVQQLTAFKALATDAALVTDTDVRDVLVRDADAMIVRLGGAATKAGVKANDNKSVDGAGRLGADPTRIAEGGSL
- the thiD gene encoding bifunctional hydroxymethylpyrimidine kinase/phosphomethylpyrimidine kinase; translation: MTPTTVLTIAGSDSGGGAGIQADLKVFAALGAYGTSVLTAVTAQNTRGVDAVLPLPPRTVTEQLDSVLGDFRVRAVKTGMLGNPAVADAVADAARAGRLPHLVVDPVLVATSGHRLGVVEAVERLLPYAEVATPNCAEAAALTGRPVTTVEEMVAAAEALVAGGPAHVVVTGGDVDAAGESVDVLAGGGSTTLLRAPRVRTRHSHGTGCSFSAAIAVRLAAGDPVPAAVAAAKEYVTRALTGARDWELGAGRGPLDHFGWS
- the thiO gene encoding glycine oxidase ThiO — encoded protein: MAVVGGGAVGLAVAWRCAARGLRVTVHDPAPGSGASHVAAGMLSPVAESYFGERELTALLVASAARWPAFAAELTAASGVDLGYRTEGTLVVGLTGDDLAEARRLWSYQRDLGLPISPLRPSELRDREPALATRVRGGAIAPGDHQVDPRRLVTALRTAAGRAGATLVAGGVRSLSDLDARVTVVAAGCGTAALTGLPVRPVKGQILRLRAPDGGPPGFRHVVRGYADGEPVYLVPRSSGEVVVGATVEERADTDVTAGAVLRLLRAAVDLVPELAEYDLVEATAGLRPGTPDNRPVIGPLPGRPGVLAATGHHRHGIVLTPVTADLVTDLIVTGQPGSPAVDPLLAPFTPERFAGQRRSG
- a CDS encoding thiamine phosphate synthase, encoding MPSLGRLHLITDTRPGRDPLAVLRAALPVARAELVVQVRVTDDATDREAYDLARRAVALCAPYGATCLVNDRLHVALAVGAAGGHVGADDLPVPAARRILGPTAVLGATARSPGPAAEAVAGGASYLGVGPCHATDTKAGLPDPIGPAGVRAVAGAVAVPVIAIGGVTASGVPALRAAGAYGVAVVGALSAAADPARATAELLGALTC